One stretch of Meleagris gallopavo isolate NT-WF06-2002-E0010 breed Aviagen turkey brand Nicholas breeding stock chromosome 14, Turkey_5.1, whole genome shotgun sequence DNA includes these proteins:
- the P4HTM gene encoding transmembrane prolyl 4-hydroxylase — protein sequence MGLGPGRTRAARTLSLKPLLFEIPDFLTEEECKLIIHLAQLKGLQKSQILPTDDYEEAMEMIEISQMDFFNLLDHNQDGQLQLKEVLTHTRLGNGRWMTPENIREMYTAVKADPDGNGVLSLEEFKRLNIRDFHKYIGSQKVKTSDAVRNSQHTWLYQGEGAHQVMRAIRQRVMRLTRLPPEIVEHSEPLQVVRYDQGGHYHAHMDSGPVFPETACSHTKLVANESAPFETSCRYVTVLFYLNNVTGGGETVFPIADNRTYEEMSLIQNDVDLRDTRKNCDKGNLRVKPQQGTAVFWYNYLSDGEGWVGELDDFALHGGCLVTQGTKWIANNWINVDPNRLRQQRFQQEMERYAGSGAGASGEWTVDKAYSGLHVEL from the exons aaattcCAGACTTCCTGACAGAGGAGGAGTGCAAACTCATCATCCATCTGGCACAGCTGAAGGGGCTGCAGAAAAGCCAGATCCTACCGACGGATGACTACGAGGAAGCCATGGAAATGATAGAAATCAGCCAGATGGACTTCTTCAATCTGCTGGACCATAATCAGGatgggcagctgcagctcaaaGAG GTGCTGACTCACACCCGCCTCGGGAACGGCAGGTGGATGACCCCTGAAAACATCCGAGAGATGTACACTGCAGTCAAGGCTGATCCTGATGGGAATG GCGTGCTGAGTTTGGAGGAGTTCAAGAGACTGAACATCCGTGACTTCCACAAGTACATAGGGAGCCAGAAAGTGAAGACGAGTGACGCGGTGCGCAACAGCCAGCACACGTGGCTGTACCAGGGCGAGGGCGCACACCAGGTCATGAGAGCCATACGGCAGAG GGTAATGCGCCTGACTCGCTTGCCCCCAGAGATTGTGGAACACAGTGAGCCCCTGCAGGTCGTGCGCTATGACCAGGGGGGCCACTACCATGCCCACATGGACAGCGGCCCCGTCTTCCCTGAGACTGCCTGCAGCCACACCAAGCTGGTTGCCAACGAAAGCGCTCCCTTCGAGACCTCGTGCCG GTATGTGACAGTGCTGTTCTACCTGAACAATGTCACGGGTGGAGGAGAAACTGTCTTTCCTATAGCTGATAACAGGACGTACGAAGAGATG TCTTTGATCCAGAATGATGTTGATCTGCGAGATACTCGGAAAAACTGTGATAAGGGCAATTTGCGAGTGAAGCCTCAGCAAGGCACCGCTGTCTTCTGGTACAACTACCTGTCGGATGGAGAAG GCTGGGTGGGGGAGCTGGACGACTTCGCCCTGCACGGGGGCTGCTTGGTCACCCAGGGCACCAAGTGGATCGCCAACAACTGGATCAACGTGGACCCCAATCGCCTGCGGCAGCAGCGCTTCCAGCAGGAGATGGAGCGTTACGCGGGAAGCGGGGCCGGAGCCTCGGGAGAATGGACCGTGGACAAAGCGTACAGCGGGCTGCACGTGGAGCTGTAG
- the DALRD3 gene encoding DALR anticodon-binding domain-containing protein 3, which produces CPGGLTPRRLRPVLLADHLAQLLRDQGVSTVQVPAVTDKQSREVLQQLRVEWPSSSTASPETLSALKQSLSQCPYATRCERRSGVALPPEDIICKVHLKNFVEQQGLEGYDPNLGVLLVTEEKLWSLAELHQAVLQGMAGCQESCCSVVHVVSCEEEFQQQQMDLLWRILDPRARTDLQKHLVCGPVKVTNPLSPISADQYFQLRKRQMYEASVMKYGELAQDEAWTEVIDILTVAAIRFEMLSTAHRSQITLDLEDSSISTKGTKSGAFVMYNCARLATLFDSYQRAVERGTYPPLPPASELNFSCLREEGEWLLLFSYLLPFPEVLQQAAQLPPPSKGLRITANTEAVCKFLIQLSMDFSSYYNRVHILGEPFPHLFDQMFARLQLLGAVRDVFHSALATLHLPPLSQI; this is translated from the exons TGCCCCGGAGGCCTGACGCCCCGTCGCCTGCGCCCTGTGCTGCTCGCTGACCACCTGGCCCAGCTGCTGCGTGACCAGGG ggtcagcACGGTTCAGGTCCCTGCTGTCACCGACAAGCAGAGCCGGGaggtcctgcagcagctccgTGTGGAATggccttccagcagcacagccagccctgagACTCTATCAGCCTTGAAGCAATCTCTCAGCCAATGCCCCTATGCCACACGCTGTGAAAGACGATCAGGTGTGGCCTTGCCGCCTGAGGACATCATTTGTAAAGTACACCTGAAGAACTTCGTGGAGCAGCAGGGCCTGGAAGGCTATGACCCCAACTTGGGAGTCCTCCTTG TTACAGAGGAGAAGCTGTGGTCTCTGGCTGAACTGCaccaagctgtgctgcagggcatg gcagggtgcCAGGAGAGCTGCTGTAGTGTGGTGCACGTGGTGAGCTGCGAGGAGGaattccagcagcagcagatggatCTACTGTGGAGGATTTTGGATCCAAGAGCCCGCACGGATTTGCAG AAGCACCTTGTCTGTGGACCAGTGAAGGTGACAAACCCCTTATCCCCCATCAGTGCAGACCAGTACTTTCA GCTCAGAAAACGTCAGATGTATGAAGCCTCTGTCATGAAATATGGGGAGCTTGCACAAG ACGAGGCCTGGACTGAAGTTATTGATATCCTGACGGTGGCTGCCATCAGGTTTGAGATGCTGAGCACTGCCCACCGGAGCCAG ATCACTCTGGACCTGGAAGACAGCAGCATTTCTACGAAGGGAACCAAGAGTGGTGCCTTTGTGATGTACAACTGTGCTCggctggccacgctctttgaCTCATACCAACGGGCTGTAGAGCGAG GCACATACCCACCTCTGCCACCAGCATCAGAACTGAACTTCTCCTGCCTCCGGGAAGAA GGTGAATGGCTCCTCCTCTTCAGCTACCTTTTGCCCTTCCCAGAAGTCTTGCAGCAAGCAGCGCAGCTGCCCCCACCCAGCAAGGGGCTCCGCATCACAGCCAACACAGAGGCA GTGTGCAAGTTCCTGATCCAGCTCAGCATGGATTTCAGCTCCTACTACAACCGGGTCCATATTCTCGGG GAGCCATTCCCTCATCTCTTTGACCAGATGTTTGCTCGCCTCCAGTTGCTGGGAGCAGTGAGGGACGTGTTCCATAGTGCCCTGGCAACTCTGCACCTCCCTCCTCTCAGCCAGATCTGA
- the WDR6 gene encoding LOW QUALITY PROTEIN: WD repeat-containing protein 6 (The sequence of the model RefSeq protein was modified relative to this genomic sequence to represent the inferred CDS: inserted 2 bases in 1 codon), with product MGRYRLPPCKQRWHTCATFLPQGGLLLCXDRRGSLLLFPCASSSSDGTDTGTPGSEGTVSQSEPSCFLHSEAVPLEDPLSVLFGLHGKTGVTSVTCRGDYIYSTGRDGCYRQLRLRDQQLEVLQKHRPCKGLQWIEELRFTPGGDLLVLGFHANNFVVWSTRSGVNLHCVPCGGGHRSWSYHSSPEADAFAFIKRGDVMLYHSEAEPCEQRVLLASLHGREITCVRHLGAVRAPGCRPINVFITGSEDTTACVLTLSELTRAAVPLARLSDHISSVRALALAGTALHHGTQLCSLLFSAGGRAQIECYRLQCAVDLRAEGMVNCQVTHLASHRLDEHWDRMKNRHKLVKMDPETRYMSLSVVCGTNSEQLPVPCTFLVAACSDGSVRLFVLLEAAQKLLLVAESFHHQRCVLKVEAFLHTWAEEERKHLLCSAATDGSIAFWDITSTIADATEALQHSEGEMQPLALGTPLLTVMAHSCGVNSLHIQELPKGRFLVASGSDDGSIHVCLLEVTQGGDEAKPETCLHILERVARPCTHAAHVTGIRVLRPDLVLSASVDQQLTLWRLSWDSLEELSTTFFYVPDLAELDCWEVVEAGGERCWYCVLCGQGLELLRCAALDTHCNLQSQGAVQ from the exons ATGGGCCGCTACCGGCTGCCGCCCTGCAAGCAGCGCTGGCACACCTGTGCCACCTTCCTACCCCAGGGAGGGTTGCTGCTGTG GGACCGCCGCGGCTCCCTGCTTCTCTTtccctgtgccagcagcagctctgacgGCACCGACACAGGTACCCCGGGCAGTGAGGGCACTGTGAGCCAGTCGGAGCCCTCATGTTTCTTACACAGCGAGGCTGTGCCCCTCGAGGACCCTCTGTCTGTGCTCTTTGGGCTGCATGGTAAGACGGGAGTCACCTCGGTGACCTGCCGTGGGGACTACATCTATAGCACAGGCCGGGACGGCTGCTACCGGCAGCTCCGCCTGCGGGACCAGcagctggaggtgctgcagaAGCACCGGCCCTGCAAAGGGCTGCAGTGGATCGAGGAGCTGCGTTTCACACCCGGCGGGGACCTACTGGTGCTGGGCTTCCACGCCAACAACTTCGTGGTGTGGAGCACAAGGAGCGGGGTGAACCTGCACTGCGTGCCCTGCGGCGGAGGGCACCGCTCCTGGAGCTACCACAGCAGCCCTGAGGCCGATGCCTTCGCCTTCATCAAGCGTGGGGACGTGATGCTGTACCACAGCGAGGCCGAGCCCTGCGAGCAGCGGGTGCTGCTGGCGTCACTGCATGGCCGTGAGATCACCTGCGTGCGGCACCTGGGGGCCGTGCGGGCGCCTGGATGCCGCCCCATTAATGTCTTCATCACCGGCAGCGAGGACACCACGGCGTGTGTGCTGACACTCAGTGAGCTGACGCGTGCGGCGGTGCCCCTCGCCAGGCTCAGCGACCACATCTCCAGTGTCAGGGCACTGGCCTTGGCCGGCACTGCGCTGCATCAtggcacccagctctgctccttgctgtTCTCAGCCGGTGGCCGTGCACAGATTGAGTGCTACCGGCTGCAGTGTGCTGTGGATCTGAGGGCTGAGGGCATGGTGAACTGCCAGGTCACCCACTTGGCCTCCCACCGGCTGGATGAGCACTGGGACCGCATGAAGAACAGGCACAAGCTTGTCAAGATGGATCCGGAGACAAG GTACATGTCTCTCTCAGTCGTGTGTGGGACCAACAGCGAGCAGCTGCCCGTGCCATGCACATTCCTGGTTGCTGCATGCAGCGATGGATCAGTCCG GCTCTTTGTGCTGTTGGAGGCTGCCCAGAAGCTGCTGCTCGTGGCAGAGTCGTTCCACCACCAGCGCTGCGTGCTGAAAGTGGAGGCATTCCTGCACACGTGGGCAGAGGAGGAGAG GAAGCACCTCCTGTGTAGCGCGGCCACTGACGGCAGCATTGCCTTCTGGGACATCACCAGTACCATTGCAGATGCAACAGAagccctgcagcactcagaGGGAGAGATGCAGCCATTGG CCCTGGGCACCCCGCTGCTCACTGTCATGGCCCACAGCTGCGGGGTGAACAGCTTGCACATCCAGGAGCTGCCCAAGGGACGGTTCCTGGTGGCTAGTGGCAGTGATGATGGCTCCATCCACGTCTGCCTGCTGGAGGTGACACAGGGCGGTGATGAGGCCAAGCCAGAAACCTGCTTGCACATCCTGGAGCGCGTGGCGAGGCCGTGCACCCATGCTGCTCATGTGACGGGGATCAGAGTGCTGCGGCCAGACCTGGTGCTCTCTGCCTCCGTGGACCAGCAGCTGACACTGTGGCGGCTGAGCTGGGACAGCCTGGAGGAGCTGAGCACCACCTTCTTCTACGTGCCCGACCTGGCAGAGCTGGActgctgggaggtggtggaggcaGGTGGGGAGCGGTGCTGGTATTGTGTGCTCTGTGGGCAGGGCCTGGAGCTCCTGCGTTGTGCTGCCCTGGACACCCACTGCAACCTCCAGTCACAGGGTGCTGTCCAGTAA